In Clostridium sporogenes, one genomic interval encodes:
- a CDS encoding helicase-related protein yields MQQPKILDNKQFGKVGEELKDSIKSHSKLSIISAYFTIFAYKELSRELKKVDKIRFLFTKPTFVKKDKELVRTYFIDKSPEHKISGNEFEIKMRNEMNQASIAKECAHWIKNKVEFKSLIKPNPAQQRLIYIENKEDNISINGTVDFTTDGLGFSPSNRMDMNTCIYGKENTSHFLTMFNTIWEDENLVQDVKINVLEQMQLIYKENTPEFMYFVTLYNIFKDYLGKITEENIVKTKIGFKETEVWNKLYKFQKDGVIGAIDKIEKQGGCIIADSVGLGKTFSALAVIKYYELRNHRVLVLAPKKLRENWTIYTLNDKRNILLKDRFSYDVLNHTDLSREKGYSGEINLETINWSNYDLVVIDESHNFRNNNARNEKVTRYSKLLNKVIREGAKTKILMLSATPVNNRMTDLKNQINFITEGIDNAFDSEGIPSVELTLRKAQLVFNKWTELEENERTLDTFMEMMDMDYFKLLDTVTIARSRKHIEKYYDVAEIGEFPKRLKPINIKSNIDEMNEFPSLEHVNKVIRNLKLSTYAPLKYVLPEKRAEYDKKYDTSVKGGQSVFRQVDREQSLVSLMRVNILKRMESSINSFGITMAKLLKQIDYTLDKIEKNQMHFDPSLNIADIEFDDDRLEDSLIGNKVKVIIQDMDLIKWKQDLEEDKNKLEELIFEAAKVVKNRDAKLNSLKKIIIDKINNPLNESNKKIIIFSAFADTANYLYESLSPWIKEEFNLYTALVTGAGDNKCTLKGVNKKDLNAVLTNFSPESKEREKIFPDMKEEIDILIATDCISEGQNLQDCDYLINYDIHWNPVRIIQRFGRIDRLGSENENIQLVNFWPNMELDEYINLESRVKGRMMLSDVSGTGEENPFEENSKSKMNDLEYRKKQLKQLQEEVVDLEDISGGISITDLTMNDFKMDLMEYMKNHEVELEKAPMGMYAISTIEDIEDEELKEQIKPGVIFTLKQANHNVKPEESNSLYPYYMIYVYEDGNVRYNYIYTKKILDFYRKLCSGKNEVLKDIVKDFNNETNDGKDMKNYSGLLEEAIDNIMGKKEQKGVASLFTKGGTTIQKSLFKGIEDFELVSFLVIK; encoded by the coding sequence ATGCAGCAGCCTAAAATATTAGATAATAAGCAATTTGGCAAAGTTGGGGAAGAACTTAAGGATAGTATAAAAAGTCATTCAAAACTGTCAATAATATCAGCTTATTTTACTATTTTTGCTTACAAAGAGTTAAGTAGGGAATTAAAAAAAGTTGATAAAATAAGATTTTTATTTACGAAGCCTACCTTTGTAAAAAAAGATAAAGAATTAGTTAGAACATATTTTATAGATAAATCGCCTGAACATAAAATATCAGGAAATGAATTTGAGATTAAAATGAGAAATGAAATGAATCAAGCAAGTATAGCCAAAGAATGTGCCCATTGGATTAAAAATAAGGTTGAATTTAAATCCCTTATAAAACCAAATCCAGCACAACAAAGGCTTATATACATAGAAAACAAAGAGGACAATATATCTATAAATGGAACAGTTGATTTTACTACAGATGGTTTAGGGTTTTCTCCATCCAATAGAATGGATATGAATACTTGTATATATGGAAAAGAAAATACAAGTCATTTTCTTACAATGTTTAATACTATATGGGAAGATGAAAATTTAGTTCAGGATGTAAAAATAAATGTTTTAGAGCAAATGCAGCTTATATATAAAGAAAATACTCCGGAGTTTATGTATTTTGTAACCTTGTACAATATATTCAAAGATTATTTAGGTAAAATAACAGAGGAGAATATAGTTAAAACAAAAATAGGATTTAAAGAAACGGAAGTTTGGAACAAGCTATATAAATTTCAAAAGGATGGAGTAATAGGTGCAATAGATAAAATAGAAAAGCAAGGTGGCTGTATAATTGCAGACTCTGTAGGACTTGGAAAAACTTTTTCAGCATTAGCAGTTATAAAATATTATGAGCTTAGAAATCATAGAGTGTTAGTATTAGCACCAAAAAAATTAAGAGAAAACTGGACAATCTATACCTTAAATGATAAGAGAAATATCTTATTAAAAGATAGATTTAGTTATGATGTGTTAAATCATACTGACTTAAGTAGAGAAAAAGGTTACTCAGGAGAAATTAATTTAGAAACTATAAATTGGAGTAATTATGATTTAGTAGTTATAGACGAATCCCATAATTTTAGAAATAATAATGCTAGAAATGAAAAGGTAACAAGATATTCTAAACTATTAAATAAGGTTATTAGAGAAGGAGCAAAAACAAAGATATTAATGTTATCAGCTACACCAGTAAATAATAGAATGACAGACCTTAAAAATCAAATTAACTTCATTACAGAGGGAATAGATAATGCCTTTGACTCAGAAGGAATACCTAGCGTTGAATTAACATTGAGAAAAGCACAATTGGTATTTAATAAATGGACAGAATTAGAAGAAAATGAAAGAACTCTAGATACTTTTATGGAAATGATGGATATGGATTATTTTAAACTTCTAGATACTGTAACGATAGCAAGGTCAAGAAAGCATATTGAAAAATATTATGATGTAGCAGAAATAGGAGAATTCCCAAAGAGATTGAAACCTATAAATATAAAATCAAATATTGATGAAATGAATGAATTCCCAAGTTTGGAACATGTAAATAAAGTTATTAGAAATCTTAAATTAAGTACCTATGCACCTCTTAAATATGTATTGCCAGAAAAAAGAGCAGAATATGATAAAAAATACGATACTTCTGTAAAAGGTGGGCAATCTGTATTTAGACAAGTTGATAGAGAGCAAAGTTTGGTTAGTTTAATGAGGGTAAATATATTAAAAAGAATGGAAAGTTCTATTAATTCCTTTGGAATTACTATGGCTAAACTTTTAAAACAAATAGATTATACTTTAGATAAAATCGAAAAAAATCAAATGCACTTTGATCCATCTTTAAATATAGCAGATATTGAATTTGATGATGATAGATTAGAGGATTCATTAATAGGAAATAAGGTTAAGGTTATTATACAAGATATGGATTTAATTAAGTGGAAACAAGACTTAGAAGAGGATAAAAATAAATTAGAAGAACTTATTTTTGAGGCAGCTAAAGTTGTTAAAAATAGAGATGCAAAACTTAATAGTTTAAAAAAAATAATAATAGATAAGATTAATAATCCTTTAAATGAAAGCAATAAGAAAATTATTATATTTTCGGCCTTTGCAGATACAGCAAACTATTTATATGAAAGTTTATCCCCATGGATTAAAGAGGAGTTTAACTTATATACAGCTTTAGTTACAGGAGCAGGGGATAATAAATGTACTCTAAAGGGAGTAAATAAAAAGGATTTAAATGCAGTACTTACAAATTTTTCACCAGAATCAAAGGAAAGAGAAAAGATTTTCCCAGATATGAAAGAGGAAATAGATATATTAATAGCTACAGATTGTATATCAGAAGGACAAAACCTACAAGATTGTGATTACCTAATAAATTATGATATACACTGGAACCCAGTTAGAATAATTCAAAGGTTTGGTAGAATAGATAGATTAGGTTCAGAAAATGAAAATATACAATTAGTAAATTTTTGGCCTAATATGGAACTGGATGAGTATATAAATCTTGAATCAAGAGTGAAGGGGAGAATGATGCTATCGGATGTATCTGGAACAGGTGAAGAAAATCCTTTTGAGGAAAATAGTAAGTCTAAAATGAATGATTTAGAGTATAGAAAAAAACAATTAAAGCAGCTACAAGAAGAAGTGGTTGACCTTGAAGATATATCAGGAGGAATCTCTATTACAGACCTTACTATGAATGACTTTAAAATGGATTTAATGGAATATATGAAAAACCATGAAGTAGAACTAGAAAAGGCACCAATGGGTATGTATGCAATTTCTACTATTGAAGATATTGAAGATGAAGAACTAAAAGAACAAATAAAACCAGGAGTTATATTTACATTAAAACAAGCTAATCACAATGTAAAACCAGAGGAAAGTAATTCTCTATATCCCTATTATATGATTTATGTTTATGAGGATGGAAATGTTAGATATAACTATATTTATACAAAGAAAATATTAGATTTTTATAGAAAATTGTGTTCAGGAAAAAATGAAGTATTAAAAGACATAGTTAAAGATTTTAATAATGAAACTAATGATGGAAAAGATATGAAAAACTATTCCGGTCTTTTAGAAGAGGCTATTGATAATATAATGGGCAAAAAGGAACAAAAAGGTGTTGCTTCTTTATTTACCAAAGGGGGAACCACTATACAAAAGAGCTTATTTAAAGGTATTGAAGATTTCGAGTTAGTATCATTTTTAGTTATTAAATAG
- a CDS encoding 3'-5' exonuclease gives MNYIIFDLEWNSFRNVKNHINYYKKFNKKTSFFNEIIEIGAMKLNDKLECIDSFRVYIKPTIYKKLNPRIIELTGINNEDLKYGFDFKKDLKHFKEWIGKDYILCSWCDSDIKVLKKNIEYYNPNYKVESLLVPYIDIQRYCCEILEYGKRVSLHDIISTENIVPSTDTFHQALNDSKLTVDVFRKMFDKGKIENYIINDLNSFYDSLDLKVSFDMLDKTKLRSRCAKCGKYSKKLALSFDTKKRRVSTLSYCSSCDIYTRQRIKIKKDSVDNLVYVSRRKRIEKY, from the coding sequence ATGAATTACATTATTTTTGATTTAGAATGGAATAGTTTTAGAAATGTAAAAAATCATATTAATTATTATAAAAAATTTAATAAGAAGACAAGCTTTTTCAATGAAATAATAGAAATTGGTGCGATGAAGTTAAATGATAAATTAGAGTGTATAGATAGTTTTAGAGTATATATAAAGCCTACTATTTATAAAAAATTAAATCCACGAATAATAGAGCTTACAGGAATTAACAATGAAGACTTAAAATATGGATTTGATTTTAAAAAAGATTTAAAACATTTTAAAGAATGGATAGGAAAAGATTATATATTATGTTCTTGGTGTGATAGCGATATTAAAGTATTAAAGAAAAACATAGAGTATTATAATCCAAATTATAAAGTGGAGTCACTTCTTGTTCCATATATTGATATTCAAAGATATTGTTGCGAAATTTTAGAATATGGTAAACGAGTAAGTTTACATGACATAATAAGTACAGAAAATATAGTTCCTTCAACAGATACATTTCATCAAGCATTGAATGATTCTAAATTAACAGTAGATGTTTTTAGAAAAATGTTTGATAAAGGTAAAATAGAAAATTATATAATTAATGATTTGAATTCTTTTTATGATTCATTAGATTTAAAGGTTTCATTTGATATGTTAGACAAAACTAAATTAAGATCTAGATGTGCAAAGTGTGGTAAATATAGCAAGAAACTAGCATTAAGTTTTGATACTAAAAAAAGAAGAGTAAGTACTTTAAGCTATTGTAGTAGCTGTGATATATATACAAGACAAAGAATAAAGATAAAAAAGGACTCAGTGGATAATTTAGTTTATGTTTCAAGAAGAAAAAGAATTGAAAAATATTAA
- a CDS encoding ATP-binding protein — protein sequence MKRIPYGISNFEVLREKNYLYVDKTSYIELLDRYAPYNFFIRPRRFGKSLFISMLENYYDINKKDKFEELFGDLYIGKNLTEEKNSFLVWKISFAGVDAGHGEEELRNSFNSKVLLSSIKFINKYSNLLDVDTIPKGVESAEVIVQYISLLASKINMPVFVLIDEYDNFANELITGGKQSTYSGILHGEGFVKVFYKAIKDATADNFNRIFMTGVSPIMLDDLTSGFNITRNYTLDKNLNAMMGFTQDEIYSIMDQVGVTDKPIREKIYTDMKQYYNGYKFNEDSKSVFNPDMSMYFLDNYLTYNEYPKEMIDNNVKTDYGKVNQLAYNFNDREALEEIMTTGETSTMLVDRFNIHTMYSVKENFKSLLFYLGMLTIKEQGPLGTVLKIPNYVIKTIYWEQYFQRINEDYNIQIQKVRIAVNEMRMNGNIQPLVELVDNTLEDLSNRDLIKMDEKNIKMMLLTLLGVDSTYFIKSEDENNKGYVDIMLKRKIQFKDITKFQWIIELKYIKEKERDTLEKVKEEGLKQLQGYAESKMVKEELGVENLKKVLILVVGKKDIYTVEL from the coding sequence ATGAAAAGAATACCTTATGGGATTTCTAACTTTGAAGTTTTAAGAGAAAAGAATTATCTTTATGTGGATAAGACTTCTTATATAGAGTTATTAGATAGATATGCTCCCTATAATTTTTTTATAAGACCTAGAAGATTTGGTAAAAGTCTTTTTATATCTATGCTTGAAAATTATTATGATATAAATAAAAAGGATAAATTTGAAGAATTATTTGGTGATTTATATATAGGTAAAAATCTTACGGAAGAAAAAAATAGTTTCCTTGTGTGGAAAATAAGTTTTGCTGGAGTAGATGCAGGACATGGTGAAGAAGAATTAAGAAATAGTTTTAACTCAAAAGTTTTGTTATCTTCAATAAAATTTATAAACAAATACTCAAATTTATTAGATGTTGATACTATTCCTAAAGGAGTGGAAAGTGCAGAAGTAATAGTACAGTATATATCTTTATTAGCTAGTAAAATAAATATGCCTGTATTTGTTTTAATAGATGAATATGATAATTTTGCTAATGAATTGATTACAGGAGGAAAACAAAGTACTTATAGTGGAATACTTCATGGTGAAGGCTTTGTGAAGGTATTTTATAAAGCTATAAAAGATGCTACAGCAGATAATTTTAATAGAATATTTATGACTGGAGTAAGTCCAATAATGCTAGATGACTTAACTAGCGGATTTAACATAACAAGGAATTATACTTTAGATAAAAATCTTAATGCTATGATGGGATTTACACAAGACGAAATTTATTCTATTATGGATCAAGTTGGAGTAACAGATAAACCTATTAGAGAAAAGATATATACAGATATGAAACAATATTATAATGGATATAAATTTAATGAAGATAGCAAATCAGTTTTTAACCCAGATATGTCTATGTATTTTTTAGACAATTATTTGACTTATAATGAGTATCCTAAAGAAATGATCGATAATAATGTGAAAACTGACTACGGAAAAGTTAATCAGCTAGCTTATAATTTTAACGATAGAGAAGCTTTAGAAGAAATAATGACTACAGGGGAAACTTCCACTATGTTAGTAGATAGATTTAATATTCATACTATGTATAGTGTAAAAGAAAACTTTAAATCCTTATTATTTTATCTTGGAATGCTTACAATAAAAGAGCAAGGCCCACTTGGTACAGTTTTAAAGATACCTAACTATGTTATAAAGACAATATATTGGGAACAATATTTCCAAAGAATAAATGAAGATTATAATATACAAATACAAAAGGTAAGAATAGCTGTTAATGAAATGAGAATGAATGGTAATATTCAGCCATTAGTAGAACTGGTAGATAACACACTAGAGGATTTATCCAATAGAGATTTAATAAAAATGGATGAAAAAAATATAAAAATGATGCTTCTTACACTATTAGGTGTAGATAGTACATATTTTATAAAAAGTGAAGATGAAAATAATAAAGGTTATGTAGATATAATGCTTAAAAGAAAAATTCAGTTTAAAGATATAACTAAATTCCAGTGGATTATAGAACTAAAATATATAAAAGAAAAAGAAAGAGATACATTAGAAAAAGTAAAGGAAGAAGGACTAAAACAGCTTCAAGGATATGCTGAAAGTAAAATGGTTAAAGAGGAACTTGGAGTTGAAAATTTAAAGAAAGTATTAATTCTTGTGGTAGGGAAAAAGGATATTTATACTGTAGAGTTATAA
- a CDS encoding LysR family transcriptional regulator: MISKLDLYRVFGCVGKCKSFSKAAKELYMTQPAVSQSIMQLEKELSIRLFTRTPKGVILTNEGEILFEYVTSAISLIEAGEKKMLDSKNLMIGDLKIGVGDTTSKYFLLSYLEEFHIKYPNVKLKILNGTTVELCNLVKTGDIDLAICNLPIEDSALEFKKCMEIQDIFVCGERFNKTISKPLSFVEISKMPLILLDGKSNSRQYVENYLLSKGVNISPEIELGAHDLLLQFAKINLGIACVVKEFSLEYLEQEILFEVKTKEPIPKRNIGFCYLKSVSLSPAARTFLESL; this comes from the coding sequence ATGATAAGCAAATTAGATTTATATAGAGTATTTGGTTGTGTAGGAAAGTGTAAAAGCTTTTCAAAAGCAGCTAAGGAGTTATATATGACACAACCGGCCGTAAGCCAATCCATAATGCAATTAGAAAAAGAACTTAGTATAAGACTTTTTACACGAACTCCTAAAGGGGTTATTTTAACTAATGAGGGTGAAATCTTATTTGAATATGTAACTTCTGCTATAAGTTTAATAGAAGCAGGAGAAAAAAAGATGCTAGATTCTAAAAATCTTATGATAGGGGATCTAAAAATAGGGGTAGGGGATACTACTTCTAAGTATTTTTTACTATCTTATTTAGAAGAATTTCATATAAAGTATCCAAATGTAAAATTAAAAATATTAAACGGAACTACTGTAGAGTTGTGTAATTTGGTTAAAACAGGGGATATTGATTTGGCTATTTGTAACTTACCAATAGAAGACTCTGCTCTAGAATTTAAAAAGTGTATGGAAATACAGGATATATTTGTTTGTGGAGAAAGGTTTAATAAAACTATATCTAAGCCTTTAAGTTTTGTAGAAATTTCAAAGATGCCCCTTATATTATTAGATGGCAAATCTAACTCAAGACAATATGTAGAAAATTATTTATTGTCAAAGGGGGTCAATATCAGCCCAGAAATTGAGCTTGGTGCTCATGATTTATTATTACAATTTGCAAAAATAAATCTAGGAATAGCCTGCGTTGTAAAGGAATTTTCACTAGAATATTTAGAACAAGAAATTTTGTTTGAGGTAAAGACTAAGGAGCCTATCCCTAAGAGGAATATAGGATTTTGTTATTTAAAAAGTGTATCACTATCTCCAGCGGCAAGAACATTTTTAGAATCACTGTAA
- a CDS encoding coenzyme F420-0:L-glutamate ligase, which translates to MERVVGTVVRGLRCPIINEGDCIEDIVVDSVLKASEVEGFKINDKDVVTVTESVVARAQGNYATIDQIAKDVKSKFGDDTIGVIFPILSRNRFAICLRGISKGAKKIVLMLSYPSDEVGNHLVDIDMLDEKGINPWSDVLTEKQFRDCFGEVKHTFTGVDYVEYYKSLIEEYGVECEVIFSNNPKTILNYTKNVLTCDIHTRFRTKKILKNNGGEKIYSLDNILSSSVDGGGFNENYGLLGSNKSTEDTVKLFPRNCKPVVDNIQAKLKEKTGKNVEVMIYGDGAFKDPVGKIWELADPVVAPAYTKGLDGTPNEVKLKYLADNDFAHLKGDELKKAISEYIKNKEDDLVGSMASQGTTPRRLTDLIGSLSDLTSGSGDKGTPIIFIQGYFDNYTK; encoded by the coding sequence TTGGAAAGAGTAGTTGGAACTGTTGTTAGAGGTCTTCGTTGCCCTATTATTAACGAAGGAGATTGTATAGAAGATATCGTTGTTGATAGCGTATTAAAGGCTTCTGAAGTTGAAGGATTTAAAATAAATGATAAAGATGTTGTTACTGTAACAGAATCTGTTGTTGCCCGTGCTCAAGGTAACTATGCTACAATAGATCAAATCGCAAAGGATGTAAAATCAAAATTTGGTGATGATACTATAGGAGTAATATTCCCAATACTAAGTCGTAACCGTTTTGCTATATGTCTTCGTGGTATTTCAAAGGGTGCTAAAAAAATTGTTCTTATGCTTAGCTATCCATCTGACGAAGTTGGTAATCATCTTGTTGATATAGACATGTTAGATGAAAAAGGAATAAACCCTTGGAGTGATGTTTTAACTGAAAAACAATTCCGTGATTGCTTTGGAGAAGTTAAACATACATTTACTGGAGTTGATTACGTTGAATACTATAAATCTTTAATTGAAGAATATGGTGTTGAATGTGAGGTTATATTCTCAAATAATCCAAAAACTATATTAAATTATACAAAGAACGTTCTTACTTGTGATATACATACAAGATTTAGAACTAAAAAAATACTTAAAAACAATGGCGGCGAAAAAATATACAGCCTTGATAATATATTATCTTCATCTGTTGATGGCGGCGGATTTAATGAAAACTATGGTCTTTTAGGATCAAATAAATCTACTGAAGACACCGTTAAGTTATTCCCTCGTAACTGCAAACCTGTTGTTGATAATATACAAGCTAAGCTTAAAGAAAAAACAGGTAAAAATGTTGAAGTTATGATTTACGGAGACGGAGCATTCAAAGATCCTGTAGGTAAGATATGGGAGCTTGCTGACCCAGTAGTTGCACCTGCTTATACAAAAGGACTTGATGGAACTCCAAATGAAGTTAAATTAAAATACCTTGCTGATAATGACTTTGCTCATTTAAAAGGCGATGAACTTAAAAAAGCTATATCTGAATATATAAAAAATAAAGAAGATGATCTTGTAGGTTCTATGGCGTCTCAAGGAACTACACCAAGAAGACTTACAGACCTTATAGGTTCACTTTCTGACTTAACCTCTGGAAGCGGAGATAAAGGTACTCCTATAATATTTATACAAGGTTACTTTGATAACTATACTAAATAA
- a CDS encoding PIG-L deacetylase family protein gives MDFIMKKCIVVLLILFVIIGVIIFFIKGFIKNYIIRLNMDTIKAPGKGEKVIVFAPHNDDEVLGAGGFIKRTLENGGKVKVVLMTNGDGFKAAVQFDCFNFKPKAKDYIKFAYQRQKESISALEKLGLLENDIVFLGYPDGGMRVLWEKYWNKTRAYTSKSTQSNRTPYNNSFTKESSYCGESVVSDISKIIEEYKPTELVYPHPNDRHPDHWATNAFIKYTLTTLNYKPKKELLYLVHRGDWPTQMKREPNMYLVPPLKLIGTGTKWYAFDLNSDDISEKTKAIRTYKTQIRILEPLLTAFERKNELFGRYDNFKIPFSNNNSEEFITRNSNKIIIDPLKDKLNLKISKGADIYAVYIERNEDNSLNIAGEMNDEIEENTRYGFNIIFFNNKCVSRLNLEVKNGKMHAKKIGKQSIMNIEGVKLNIKGEKIILNIPENTIGYFSNVFINISTHIGHRMMDKTAWRMLDM, from the coding sequence ATGGATTTTATAATGAAAAAATGCATAGTGGTACTGTTAATTCTTTTTGTAATAATTGGTGTAATAATTTTTTTTATCAAGGGATTTATTAAAAATTATATTATAAGATTAAATATGGATACTATTAAAGCTCCTGGAAAAGGGGAAAAAGTGATTGTTTTTGCTCCACATAATGATGACGAAGTATTAGGAGCAGGAGGGTTTATTAAGAGAACATTAGAAAATGGAGGGAAAGTAAAAGTTGTTTTGATGACAAATGGAGATGGGTTTAAAGCTGCAGTTCAATTTGATTGCTTTAATTTTAAGCCTAAGGCTAAGGATTATATAAAATTTGCATATCAGAGACAAAAAGAATCTATAAGTGCCCTTGAAAAGTTAGGGCTACTAGAAAATGATATAGTATTTTTAGGATATCCAGATGGTGGAATGAGAGTTCTTTGGGAAAAATATTGGAATAAAACTAGGGCATATACCAGTAAGAGTACTCAAAGTAACAGAACGCCTTATAACAATAGTTTTACAAAGGAAAGTAGTTATTGTGGAGAAAGTGTAGTTAGTGATATAAGTAAAATCATTGAGGAATACAAGCCAACAGAATTGGTATATCCTCATCCTAATGACAGGCATCCAGATCATTGGGCAACTAATGCTTTCATAAAATATACATTAACAACTTTAAATTATAAACCTAAAAAGGAGTTATTATATCTTGTCCATAGAGGAGATTGGCCTACACAAATGAAAAGAGAACCTAATATGTATTTAGTTCCTCCTTTAAAACTTATTGGTACGGGAACTAAATGGTATGCTTTTGATTTAAATAGTGATGACATATCTGAAAAAACTAAAGCAATTCGCACATACAAAACTCAAATTAGAATATTAGAGCCACTATTAACAGCCTTTGAAAGAAAAAATGAATTATTTGGAAGATATGATAATTTCAAAATTCCCTTTTCAAATAATAATAGTGAAGAATTTATAACCCGCAATTCTAATAAAATAATAATAGATCCATTGAAGGATAAATTGAATTTGAAAATAAGTAAAGGTGCCGACATATATGCAGTATATATTGAGAGAAATGAAGATAATAGTTTAAACATTGCAGGAGAAATGAATGATGAAATCGAGGAAAATACTAGATATGGTTTCAATATAATATTTTTTAATAATAAATGTGTTTCAAGGCTAAATTTAGAAGTGAAAAATGGGAAAATGCATGCAAAAAAAATTGGAAAACAATCCATAATGAATATAGAAGGAGTCAAGCTCAATATTAAAGGGGAAAAAATAATTCTTAATATTCCTGAAAATACAATAGGATATTTTAGCAATGTCTTTATTAATATAAGTACCCATATAGGACATAGGATGATGGATAAAACAGCATGGAGGATGTTAGATATGTAG
- a CDS encoding ABC transporter substrate-binding protein produces the protein MASCIILSGCTNKAEEATTKTDNNKEIVLAAPRDIAPGKENIHFTNIISYVWEPLITMDKNGEPAPKLAKSWEMSKDAKQWTFKLQKGVTFHNGEKFNADTVVANFDRYKKLKKGKSNFYTFKVNNIYPGLIDCVKVDDYTVKLNFNNPVPTLPYNMVNFGSPIFHPKDFGKDGNFVVDKPNATGPFKLVEYKKDSYCALEAFDNYWGGKAKSKKIKIKTIPDPQTRFSALKSGEIMGVLDLGAIPPNLAKELLKDDKFASSYEKSTISHYLYANGNKAPFNDVRMKQAVSLALDRDLIVNKFYNNFGKSTQNILNYTSPFYKDIKAEHNLEKAKDLASKVLKGKTTDVQLIVPAHLVKAYPYKEEAEYIQATLKSIGLNVSIVNCELAASREIAKKGNFDLFMDRRGLPNMEPYTILETHMKSTGDTNKEYNLGYKNSHVDELLQTATKTVDMKKRGEIYNELQDISAKELPTIPLFNEVNLVVYNKKVTGHNAFIYGTTLPELQWSK, from the coding sequence ATGGCATCGTGCATTATTTTATCAGGATGTACAAATAAAGCTGAAGAAGCAACTACAAAAACTGATAATAATAAAGAAATAGTACTAGCTGCTCCTAGAGATATAGCTCCTGGAAAAGAAAATATACATTTTACTAATATTATATCCTACGTTTGGGAACCACTTATTACTATGGATAAAAACGGTGAACCTGCTCCTAAATTAGCTAAGTCTTGGGAAATGTCAAAGGATGCAAAGCAATGGACTTTTAAACTTCAGAAGGGAGTAACCTTCCATAATGGAGAAAAGTTTAATGCAGATACAGTAGTTGCTAACTTTGATAGATATAAAAAACTTAAAAAAGGTAAATCTAATTTTTATACTTTTAAAGTAAACAACATATACCCTGGATTGATTGATTGTGTTAAAGTAGATGATTACACCGTAAAATTAAATTTTAATAATCCAGTGCCTACACTACCATACAATATGGTCAACTTCGGAAGCCCTATATTCCATCCAAAGGATTTCGGTAAAGATGGAAATTTTGTAGTGGATAAGCCTAACGCAACAGGTCCTTTTAAATTGGTTGAATACAAAAAAGATTCTTATTGTGCACTAGAAGCTTTTGATAATTATTGGGGAGGCAAAGCTAAATCTAAAAAAATAAAAATCAAAACCATTCCAGATCCTCAAACAAGATTCTCAGCTTTAAAGTCCGGAGAAATTATGGGAGTTTTAGACTTAGGTGCAATCCCTCCTAATTTAGCTAAAGAACTTTTAAAAGATGATAAATTTGCAAGTTCATATGAAAAATCAACAATTTCTCATTATCTTTATGCTAATGGAAATAAAGCACCTTTTAATGATGTTAGAATGAAACAAGCAGTAAGCCTTGCTCTAGATAGAGATTTGATTGTTAATAAATTCTACAACAACTTTGGTAAATCTACACAAAATATTTTAAACTATACTTCTCCTTTTTATAAAGACATAAAAGCAGAACACAATTTAGAAAAAGCAAAAGACTTAGCTTCTAAAGTATTAAAGGGTAAAACTACGGATGTTCAACTTATAGTTCCTGCCCACTTGGTAAAAGCTTATCCTTATAAGGAAGAAGCTGAATACATACAAGCTACTTTAAAATCTATAGGATTAAATGTATCTATAGTTAATTGTGAATTAGCTGCTTCTAGAGAAATTGCTAAAAAAGGTAATTTTGATTTATTTATGGACAGACGTGGACTACCAAATATGGAACCATATACTATACTTGAAACACATATGAAAAGTACTGGCGATACAAATAAAGAATATAACTTAGGATATAAAAATTCTCATGTTGATGAATTATTACAAACTGCCACTAAAACTGTAGATATGAAAAAAAGAGGAGAAATATATAATGAACTTCAAGATATATCAGCTAAAGAACTTCCTACAATCCCTCTTTTTAATGAAGTAAATTTAGTAGTTTATAATAAAAAAGTTACTGGACACAATGCATTTATTTATGGAACTACTCTTCCAGAACTTCAGTGGAGCAAATAA